GCTCTTATATCTACATTTGGTTTATCACTTTCTAAAGATTTTTAGGTTTTCTGCTCTTATTTTCTATAGTTCCTGTTTCTTCAAATTTCTTCCTCCAATAATAATAAGTTCGAATACTAATATTAAATTTTAGAGCCTGCACTCTTTTATT
Above is a window of Brachyspira hampsonii DNA encoding:
- a CDS encoding helix-turn-helix domain-containing protein; protein product: MQALKFNISIRTYYYWRKKFEETGTIENKSRKPKNL